One genomic window of Coffea eugenioides isolate CCC68of chromosome 1, Ceug_1.0, whole genome shotgun sequence includes the following:
- the LOC113762202 gene encoding methylesterase 7-like produces the protein MATFYGFLVGLAIVFLAYSPSSSAVHFVLIHGSGHGAWCWYKLATLLEQAGHKVAAVDLAYSGRNQVPLEFVHTFDEYHKPLFKYLESLSPKEKVVLVGHSYGGYGVSSGLERFPEKVLGGVFASAFMVGPNFTLEDTNKFLLRPDQADDSFVIGDPVRIVLFGPHFAATLLYQNSPLEDLKLASYSIRLTQFFRGDLANRQIRVTKERYGSVPRAYVVGLEDKAITPDAQRAMIKSTPPQVVREIEGADHMVQFSKPQEFANNLIEIAKSFELFGQGGRP, from the exons ATGGCTACTTTCTATGGATTTCTAGTTGGCCTTGCGATAGTATTCTTGGCTTATTCTCCCTCTTCCTCTGCAGTGCACTTTGTGTTGATTCATGGTAGTGGTCATGGAGCATGGTGTTGGTACAAGTTGGCGACTTTGCTGGAGCAAGCAGGCCACAAAGTCGCGGCAGTGGATTTAGCTTATTCTGGGAGAAATCAAGTGCCACTGGAATTTGTGCATACCTTTGATGAATACCACAAACCTCTATTCAAATACTTGGAATCTTTATCTCCTAAGGAGAAGGTAGTTCTCGTTGGCCACAGCTATGGTGGTTATGGTGTTTCCTCTGGCCTGGAAAGGTTTCCAGAAAAGGTTCTTGGTGGTGTTTTTGCTTCGGCCTTCATGGTCGGGCCTAACTTTACACTTGAGGACACTAACAAG TTCCTTCTACGGCCAGATCAAGCAGATGACAGTTTTGTTATTGGAGATCCTGTAAGAATTGTGCTCTTTGGGCCCCACTTTGCAGCAACACTGCTTTACCAGAATTCTCCTCTAGAG GATCTGAAACTTGCAAGTTATTCTATAAGATTAACTCAGTTCTTCCGTGGAGATTTGGCAAATAGACAAATTCGGGTTACAAAAGAGAGGTATGGATCAGTTCCTCGAGCCTATGTTGTTGGCTTGGAGGATAAGGCAATTACTCCTGATGCGCAACGAGCTATGATAAAGAGCACTCCTCCACAAGTGGTGAGGGAAATCGAGGGGGCAGACCATATGGTCCAGTTTTCTAAACCTCAAGAATTTGCCAACAATTTAATTGAAATAGCTAAGTCGTTTGAGTTGTTTGGTCAGGGGGGCAGACCATAG